In Nematostella vectensis chromosome 2, jaNemVect1.1, whole genome shotgun sequence, one genomic interval encodes:
- the LOC5517957 gene encoding partitioning defective 3 homolog isoform X3, with translation MMKVVVCFGATKVIVPCGSGDLTVAELTERAIARYRKATNKAAADRVDVQVLETITDQGILDPDDLVCDVLDDRDKLNAVYEESPTTKQSCNGEDRLNDISNSDLFNNETNTVRTINQNNRVSPETIRDENHNNRALPKLITSDPKVKLKPSPPPVAPRPPNTKKKEQPVSVSTSESPSEEDSGISIDVRARMELDSVNSESNEVIATPRVLPTGETAFVAIGTPMKKNKTFDFNENHPEDMLKESSCDFEHKDDDLDAFTLGRNSARQSMFVDNPVLDRWAELQEERQKDQLRSSGRYQPQATVSLPRKEQLNDFPSYHHQQYPHERERTNSYSSDDSSDDVIMIELHPDNEDDLGFTVKPYKTADGREIGLIVREIAPGKCASRNGKLQVADRILEVNGQNLMDLSNSRAQEVFDSAIRSPVIKLAVSASSSFVSGNTKKPTKHDKPPSASFQPEPVVIKAVYKDKEKASMTKPEIPQNFGLPRSPVSPGIPRSPGFPKSPRSPDGIEPPPGFRDNSQAGAPPPMLSSKVVSKRMLLELNKGGDGLGFSITTRDNPAGGHTPIFVKSILAKGAAIEDGRLRGGDQIIEVNGMPMTGKNQGEAVNILRSTEGVVKLLIQREELVQSPTKPAIELNEDSTRYLREQGKQVLTFKIPLNMSGAAGLGVSVKGKVSDTDSGRDSPIDMGIFVKSVIAGGAAFKDGRLKAEDQLLSVNNVSFMGLTNTEAIDGLRRAMQNTRLGQAFIETTVARERDPQNDIGTVVRSHEVLKAPPQERSIEGGDHTPTRVEPPTLMQPPVIEHRPDKQAEYLEDDEIDGFESGALLNLTPARSRNPVQRNESYCNAVSRSPGYYSPLRDKPARSSPLAFREQPSSASTPSGARPPRDTDRPFTTVAMPTPPLENTGEGRSPLPPPRNDSFRHTVVTNHKIKQHFNEKGTMPPPAPLANRPEGSNRPEGSNGSTRDTLPSYDQALERLRNSPAVTEGAPQRFSWSQEDNKERSRNSSSTGESSPKRFSWSQEDSRVQMRNSPAVTDGAPNRFSWSQENNKERSRNSSSTSESSPKRFSWSQENSKDVVFAGPDLPADNPFNREGFGRQSMSEKRGRAAVDAKKTEVFQKREKQRRTSVPGDESVFDGKPAPLKKAHSEGQMKVNTLPVNGSSLPRLAPDNRPMWKSSSEGRIRNGPNQNANSTGDVSGSNPRISQSEDAQEEIPITMTSKADFNDVQQKLANKKPFYRKFKLGKNKRGDYNLSDSEGSPKHSGYSQEALIDFPAEQRYRQLVNHYGQEDWDQRSRSSRQSTDNESMHSSSSAGLKIGRVIVSQPTRV, from the exons ATGATGAAGGTTGTAGTTTGTTTTGGCGCTACCAAAGTTATAGTGCCTTGTGGAAGCGGTGATTTGACGGTCGCGGAACTTACAGAGCGCGCCATCGCTCGTTATAGAAAGGCAACAAACAAG GCGGCAGCGGATAGAGTAGATGTGCAAGTTTTAGAGACCATTACTGATCAAGGCATCCTAGATCCAGATGATCTTGTCTGCGATGTTTTGGATGATAGAGACAAG ctGAATGCAGTATATGAAGAGTCTCCCACTACAAAGCAATCCTGTAATGGAGAAGACAGACTTAATGACATTTCTAATTCTGATTTATTTAACAATGAGACAAATACTGTGAGAACCATCAACCAGAACAACAGAGTGTCACCTGAAACTATTAGAGATGAAAATCACAATAATCGTGCATTGCCAAAACTAATAACAAGTGATCCTAAAGTAAAACTAAAACCCAGCCCTCCACCTGTGGCACCTAGACCCccaaacacaaagaaaaaggAGCAACCTGTCTCTGTGTCTACATCAGAAAGCCCTTCAGAGGAAGATTCTGGGATATCTATCGATGTGCGTGCTCGTATGGAATTGGACTCTGTTAACTCTGAGAGCAATGAGGTTATTGCAACTCCAAGAGTTCTACCTACAGGAGAGACTGCATTTGTGGCAATCGGAActccaatgaaaaaaaataagacttTCGATTTTAATGAGAACCACCCTGAAGACATGCTCAAAGAATCCTCTTGTGATTTTGAGCACAAGGATGATGATTTGGATGCCTTTACACTAGGAAGGAACTCAGCTCGTCAGAGCATGTTTGTTGATAACCCTGTTCTTGATCGCTGGGCAGAGTTACAAGAGGAGCGTCAAAAAGATCAGCTAAGATCATCTGGGAGATATCAACCTCAGGCCACTGTCAGTTTACCTAGGAAAGAACAATTAAATGATTTTccatcatatcatcatcaacagtaTCCACATGAGCGAGAGCGCACAAATTCCTACAGTAGTGA TGACAGTTCTGATGATGTTATAATGATTGAGCTGCATCCTGACAATGAAGATGACCTTGGCTTTACTGTCAAACCTTACAAAACTGCTGATGGCAG GGAAATAGGGCTAATAGTGCGGGAAATAGCTCCTGGGAAATGTGCATCGAGAAATGGGAAACTACAG GTCGCTGATAGAATACTAGAGGTCAATGGCCAGAATCTAATGGATCTCTCCAATTCAAG AGCTCAAGAGGTGTTTGACTCTGCAATCCGTTCACCAGTTATCAAGCTTGCCGTATCAGCGTCCTCATCATTTGTGTCAGGCAACACAAAGAAACCCACTAAACATGACAAACCTCCCTCTGCCAGTTTTCAACCAGAACCTGTTGTAATAAAAGCTGTTtacaaagacaaagaaaaagcaAGTATGACAAAACCAGAAATTCCTCAAAATTTTGGTCTTCCTAGAAGTCCAGTTAGTCCAGGAATACCCAGAAGCCCAGGTTTTCCCAAGAGTCCAAGAAGTCCTGATGGTATTGAGCCACCACCTGGATTCAGAGATAACAGCCAGG CAGGCGCACCTCCACCAATGTTAAGCAGCAAGGTGGTTAGCAAGAGGATGTTGCTAGAGCTGAATAAAG GTGGTGATGGTTTAGGGTTCAGTATAACAACCAGAGATAATCCTGCTGGCGGCCACACCCCCATATTTGTCAAGAGTATTCTTGCTAAAGGTGCAGCCATCGAGGATGGTCGGTTAAGAGGTGGTGACCAGATTATCGAG GTGAATGGGATGCCAATGACAGGCAAGAATCAGGGGGAGGCAGTGAACATCTTGCGGAGTACAGAGGGCGTGGTAAAGCTTCTGATTCAGCGAGAGGAGCTGGTGCAATCACCCACCAAGCCTGCCATTGAG ctTAACGAGGACAGCACCCGTTATCTGCGAGAGCAAGGGAAACAGGTGCTCACCTTCAAGATTCCACTTAACATGTCCGGTGCAGCAGGCCTAGGCGTTAGCGTCAAGGGCAAGGTTTCGGACACTGACAGTGGAAGGGACAGCCCTATAGACATGGGCATCTTCGTCAAGTCTGTTATCGCAGGTGGAGCCGCTTTTAAG GACGGTCGGCTCAAAGCCGAAGACCAGCTTTTGAGCGTGAACAATGTTTCCTTCATGGGGTTGACCAACACAGAGGCGATAGATGGCTTACGTCGCGCCATGCAGAACACAAGACTCGGACAGGCCTTCATAGAAACAACTGTAGCGAGAGAACGCGACCCGCAGAACGATATCGGGACGGTGGTGAGGTCCCACGAGGTGCTAAAAGCCCCGCCCCAAGAGAGGTCCATTGAGGGTGGAGACCACACCCCTACACGTGTCGAGCCTCCTACATTAATGCAGCCGCCTGTGATAGAGCATCGACCAG ACAAACAAGCTGAATACCTGGAAGATGATGAAATAGATGGATTCGAATCGGGCGCACTATTAAACTTGACGCCCGCAAGATCCAGGAACCCTGTCCAGCGGAATGAATCTTACTGCAATGCCGTCAGTCGGAGTCCTGGGTACTATAGCCCCCTTCGGGATAAACCTGCCCGTTCCAGTCCCCTAGCATTCAGGGAGCAGCCTTCCTCAGCGTCTACACCAAGTGGCGCTCGACCACCTCGTGACACAGACAGACCGTTCACCACCGTAGCCATGCCGACGCCCCCGCTAGAGAATACAGGAGAGGGGCGTAGTCCGCTCCCGCCGCCGAGGAACGACTCGTTCAGACACACGGTCGTAACCAACCACAAGATCAAGCAGCACTTTAATGAAAAGGGTACCATGCCACCGCCCGCCCCGCTTGCCAATAGACCAGAAGGGTCCAATAGACCAGAAGGGTCCAATGGGTCCACTAGAGACACTCTACCTTCTTATGACCAGGCTCTGGAGAGACTGCGCAATTCTCCCGCCGTGACCGAAGGCGCGCCCCAACGATTCTCTTGGTCGCAGGAAGACAACAAGGAGCGATCGCGCAACTCCTCTAGCACTGGCGAAAGTTCGCCAAAGCGCTTTTCGTGGTCGCAGGAAGATAGCAGGGTGCAAATGCGCAATTCTCCCGCCGTGACCGATGGCGCGCCGAACCGCTTCTCTTGGTCGCAGGAAAACAACAAAGAGAGATCGCGCAACTCCTCAAGCACGAGCGAAAGTTCGCCGAAGCGCTTCTCTTGGTCGCAGGAAAATAGCAAGGACGTTGTGTTTGCAGGCCCAGATCTGCCAGCGGATAACCCTTTCAACAGAGAAGGGTTTGGTCGCCAGTCAATGTCGGAAAAAAGAGGTCGAGCGGCCGTTGACGCAAAGAAAACTGAAGTGTTCCAGAAAAGAGAGAAGCAGCGGAGGACGAGCGTGCCTGGTGACGAGTCTGTCTTTGATGGCAAACCTGCACCTCTGAAGAAAGCCCACTCTGAAGGGCAGATGAAAGTCAACACTCTTCCAGTTAATG GGTCTAGTTTACCGCGGCTGGCTCCCGACAATAGACCGATGTGGAAGTCTAGTTCGGAGGGAAGGATACGCAACGGCCCGAATCAAAATGCTAACAGTACAG GTGATGTATCTGGTAGTAATCCACgaatcagccaatcagaggacGCACAGGAAGAAATCCCTATCACCATGACGAGCAAGGCGGACTTCAACGACGTTCAGCAAAAACTCGCTAACAAGAAACCATTTTATAGGAAATTCAA GCTTGGTAAGAACAAGCGAGGTGACTACAACTTATCAGACTCCGAAGGATCCCCGAAGCACTCGGGTTACAGCCAGGAAGCACTCATTGATTTCCCCGCTGAGCAGAGGTACCGTCAACTCGTCAACCACTACGGCCAAGAGGACTGGGACCAACGATCTAGATCCAGTCGGCAGAGTACAGATAACGAGAGTATGCACTCTAGCTCTTCTGCTGGCTTAAAAATAGGGAGAGTGATCGTATCACAGCCTACACGCGTGTAA
- the LOC5517957 gene encoding uncharacterized protein LOC5517957 isoform X4, with the protein MTSRKENYKDLAVFKQQPKKAAADRVDVQVLETITDQGILDPDDLVCDVLDDRDKLNAVYEESPTTKQSCNGEDRLNDISNSDLFNNETNTVRTINQNNRVSPETIRDENHNNRALPKLITSDPKVKLKPSPPPVAPRPPNTKKKEQPVSVSTSESPSEEDSGISIDVRARMELDSVNSESNEVIATPRVLPTGETAFVAIGTPMKKNKTFDFNENHPEDMLKESSCDFEHKDDDLDAFTLGRNSARQSMFVDNPVLDRWAELQEERQKDQLRSSGRYQPQATVSLPRKEQLNDFPSYHHQQYPHERERTNSYSSDDSSDDVIMIELHPDNEDDLGFTVKPYKTADGREIGLIVREIAPGKCASRNGKLQVADRILEVNGQNLMDLSNSRAQEVFDSAIRSPVIKLAVSASSSFVSGNTKKPTKHDKPPSASFQPEPVVIKAVYKDKEKASMTKPEIPQNFGLPRSPVSPGIPRSPGFPKSPRSPDGIEPPPGFRDNSQAGAPPPMLSSKVVSKRMLLELNKGGDGLGFSITTRDNPAGGHTPIFVKSILAKGAAIEDGRLRGGDQIIEVNGMPMTGKNQGEAVNILRSTEGVVKLLIQREELVQSPTKPAIELNEDSTRYLREQGKQVLTFKIPLNMSGAAGLGVSVKGKVSDTDSGRDSPIDMGIFVKSVIAGGAAFKDGRLKAEDQLLSVNNVSFMGLTNTEAIDGLRRAMQNTRLGQAFIETTVARERDPQNDIGTVVRSHEVLKAPPQERSIEGGDHTPTRVEPPTLMQPPVIEHRPADKQAEYLEDDEIDGFESGALLNLTPARSRNPVQRNESYCNAVSRSPGYYSPLRDKPARSSPLAFREQPSSASTPSGARPPRDTDRPFTTVAMPTPPLENTGEGRSPLPPPRNDSFRHTVVTNHKIKQHFNEKGTMPPPAPLANRPEGSNRPEGSNGSTRDTLPSYDQALERLRNSPAVTEGAPQRFSWSQEDNKERSRNSSSTGESSPKRFSWSQEDSRVQMRNSPAVTDGAPNRFSWSQENNKERSRNSSSTSESSPKRFSWSQENSKDVVFAGPDLPADNPFNREGFGRQSMSEKRGRAAVDAKKTEVFQKREKQRRTSVPGDESVFDGKPAPLKKAHSEGQMKVNTLPVNGSSLPRLAPDNRPMWKSSSEGRIRNGPNQNANSTGDVSGSNPRISQSEDAQEEIPITMTSKADFNDVQQKLANKKPFYRKFKLGKNKRGDYNLSDSEGSPKHSGYSQEALIDFPAEQRYRQLVNHYGQEDWDQRSRSSRQSTDNESMHSSSSAGLKIGRVIVSQPTRV; encoded by the exons ATGACAAGCCGCAAAGAGAACTACAAAGATTTAGCTGTTTTTAAGCAGCAACCAAAAAAA GCGGCAGCGGATAGAGTAGATGTGCAAGTTTTAGAGACCATTACTGATCAAGGCATCCTAGATCCAGATGATCTTGTCTGCGATGTTTTGGATGATAGAGACAAG ctGAATGCAGTATATGAAGAGTCTCCCACTACAAAGCAATCCTGTAATGGAGAAGACAGACTTAATGACATTTCTAATTCTGATTTATTTAACAATGAGACAAATACTGTGAGAACCATCAACCAGAACAACAGAGTGTCACCTGAAACTATTAGAGATGAAAATCACAATAATCGTGCATTGCCAAAACTAATAACAAGTGATCCTAAAGTAAAACTAAAACCCAGCCCTCCACCTGTGGCACCTAGACCCccaaacacaaagaaaaaggAGCAACCTGTCTCTGTGTCTACATCAGAAAGCCCTTCAGAGGAAGATTCTGGGATATCTATCGATGTGCGTGCTCGTATGGAATTGGACTCTGTTAACTCTGAGAGCAATGAGGTTATTGCAACTCCAAGAGTTCTACCTACAGGAGAGACTGCATTTGTGGCAATCGGAActccaatgaaaaaaaataagacttTCGATTTTAATGAGAACCACCCTGAAGACATGCTCAAAGAATCCTCTTGTGATTTTGAGCACAAGGATGATGATTTGGATGCCTTTACACTAGGAAGGAACTCAGCTCGTCAGAGCATGTTTGTTGATAACCCTGTTCTTGATCGCTGGGCAGAGTTACAAGAGGAGCGTCAAAAAGATCAGCTAAGATCATCTGGGAGATATCAACCTCAGGCCACTGTCAGTTTACCTAGGAAAGAACAATTAAATGATTTTccatcatatcatcatcaacagtaTCCACATGAGCGAGAGCGCACAAATTCCTACAGTAGTGA TGACAGTTCTGATGATGTTATAATGATTGAGCTGCATCCTGACAATGAAGATGACCTTGGCTTTACTGTCAAACCTTACAAAACTGCTGATGGCAG GGAAATAGGGCTAATAGTGCGGGAAATAGCTCCTGGGAAATGTGCATCGAGAAATGGGAAACTACAG GTCGCTGATAGAATACTAGAGGTCAATGGCCAGAATCTAATGGATCTCTCCAATTCAAG AGCTCAAGAGGTGTTTGACTCTGCAATCCGTTCACCAGTTATCAAGCTTGCCGTATCAGCGTCCTCATCATTTGTGTCAGGCAACACAAAGAAACCCACTAAACATGACAAACCTCCCTCTGCCAGTTTTCAACCAGAACCTGTTGTAATAAAAGCTGTTtacaaagacaaagaaaaagcaAGTATGACAAAACCAGAAATTCCTCAAAATTTTGGTCTTCCTAGAAGTCCAGTTAGTCCAGGAATACCCAGAAGCCCAGGTTTTCCCAAGAGTCCAAGAAGTCCTGATGGTATTGAGCCACCACCTGGATTCAGAGATAACAGCCAGG CAGGCGCACCTCCACCAATGTTAAGCAGCAAGGTGGTTAGCAAGAGGATGTTGCTAGAGCTGAATAAAG GTGGTGATGGTTTAGGGTTCAGTATAACAACCAGAGATAATCCTGCTGGCGGCCACACCCCCATATTTGTCAAGAGTATTCTTGCTAAAGGTGCAGCCATCGAGGATGGTCGGTTAAGAGGTGGTGACCAGATTATCGAG GTGAATGGGATGCCAATGACAGGCAAGAATCAGGGGGAGGCAGTGAACATCTTGCGGAGTACAGAGGGCGTGGTAAAGCTTCTGATTCAGCGAGAGGAGCTGGTGCAATCACCCACCAAGCCTGCCATTGAG ctTAACGAGGACAGCACCCGTTATCTGCGAGAGCAAGGGAAACAGGTGCTCACCTTCAAGATTCCACTTAACATGTCCGGTGCAGCAGGCCTAGGCGTTAGCGTCAAGGGCAAGGTTTCGGACACTGACAGTGGAAGGGACAGCCCTATAGACATGGGCATCTTCGTCAAGTCTGTTATCGCAGGTGGAGCCGCTTTTAAG GACGGTCGGCTCAAAGCCGAAGACCAGCTTTTGAGCGTGAACAATGTTTCCTTCATGGGGTTGACCAACACAGAGGCGATAGATGGCTTACGTCGCGCCATGCAGAACACAAGACTCGGACAGGCCTTCATAGAAACAACTGTAGCGAGAGAACGCGACCCGCAGAACGATATCGGGACGGTGGTGAGGTCCCACGAGGTGCTAAAAGCCCCGCCCCAAGAGAGGTCCATTGAGGGTGGAGACCACACCCCTACACGTGTCGAGCCTCCTACATTAATGCAGCCGCCTGTGATAGAGCATCGACCAG CAGACAAACAAGCTGAATACCTGGAAGATGATGAAATAGATGGATTCGAATCGGGCGCACTATTAAACTTGACGCCCGCAAGATCCAGGAACCCTGTCCAGCGGAATGAATCTTACTGCAATGCCGTCAGTCGGAGTCCTGGGTACTATAGCCCCCTTCGGGATAAACCTGCCCGTTCCAGTCCCCTAGCATTCAGGGAGCAGCCTTCCTCAGCGTCTACACCAAGTGGCGCTCGACCACCTCGTGACACAGACAGACCGTTCACCACCGTAGCCATGCCGACGCCCCCGCTAGAGAATACAGGAGAGGGGCGTAGTCCGCTCCCGCCGCCGAGGAACGACTCGTTCAGACACACGGTCGTAACCAACCACAAGATCAAGCAGCACTTTAATGAAAAGGGTACCATGCCACCGCCCGCCCCGCTTGCCAATAGACCAGAAGGGTCCAATAGACCAGAAGGGTCCAATGGGTCCACTAGAGACACTCTACCTTCTTATGACCAGGCTCTGGAGAGACTGCGCAATTCTCCCGCCGTGACCGAAGGCGCGCCCCAACGATTCTCTTGGTCGCAGGAAGACAACAAGGAGCGATCGCGCAACTCCTCTAGCACTGGCGAAAGTTCGCCAAAGCGCTTTTCGTGGTCGCAGGAAGATAGCAGGGTGCAAATGCGCAATTCTCCCGCCGTGACCGATGGCGCGCCGAACCGCTTCTCTTGGTCGCAGGAAAACAACAAAGAGAGATCGCGCAACTCCTCAAGCACGAGCGAAAGTTCGCCGAAGCGCTTCTCTTGGTCGCAGGAAAATAGCAAGGACGTTGTGTTTGCAGGCCCAGATCTGCCAGCGGATAACCCTTTCAACAGAGAAGGGTTTGGTCGCCAGTCAATGTCGGAAAAAAGAGGTCGAGCGGCCGTTGACGCAAAGAAAACTGAAGTGTTCCAGAAAAGAGAGAAGCAGCGGAGGACGAGCGTGCCTGGTGACGAGTCTGTCTTTGATGGCAAACCTGCACCTCTGAAGAAAGCCCACTCTGAAGGGCAGATGAAAGTCAACACTCTTCCAGTTAATG GGTCTAGTTTACCGCGGCTGGCTCCCGACAATAGACCGATGTGGAAGTCTAGTTCGGAGGGAAGGATACGCAACGGCCCGAATCAAAATGCTAACAGTACAG GTGATGTATCTGGTAGTAATCCACgaatcagccaatcagaggacGCACAGGAAGAAATCCCTATCACCATGACGAGCAAGGCGGACTTCAACGACGTTCAGCAAAAACTCGCTAACAAGAAACCATTTTATAGGAAATTCAA GCTTGGTAAGAACAAGCGAGGTGACTACAACTTATCAGACTCCGAAGGATCCCCGAAGCACTCGGGTTACAGCCAGGAAGCACTCATTGATTTCCCCGCTGAGCAGAGGTACCGTCAACTCGTCAACCACTACGGCCAAGAGGACTGGGACCAACGATCTAGATCCAGTCGGCAGAGTACAGATAACGAGAGTATGCACTCTAGCTCTTCTGCTGGCTTAAAAATAGGGAGAGTGATCGTATCACAGCCTACACGCGTGTAA